A DNA window from Roseovarius sp. Pro17 contains the following coding sequences:
- a CDS encoding DUF3140 domain-containing protein translates to MSSSKSRDEIWSEWRDLVNMAPKELEEWLQTDASKSVGDADSGESTGHASGRRIMDIKRTNKADITDDQWDHMAKVTGYIKRHLAQGGPNEDVENSPWRYSLMNWGHDPLE, encoded by the coding sequence ATGTCGTCATCTAAATCCCGCGACGAAATCTGGAGCGAATGGCGCGATCTGGTAAACATGGCGCCAAAGGAACTGGAAGAGTGGCTTCAGACAGACGCATCGAAATCTGTCGGAGACGCCGATAGCGGCGAGTCCACCGGCCACGCCTCAGGCCGCCGCATCATGGATATCAAGCGCACCAACAAGGCAGATATCACCGACGATCAATGGGATCACATGGCCAAGGTCACCGGGTACATCAAACGCCATCTGGCCCAAGGTGGCCCAAACGAGGACGTGGAAAACTCACCTTGGCGCTACTCGCTGATGAACTGGGGCCACGACCCGCTAGAATAG
- a CDS encoding helix-turn-helix transcriptional regulator, whose product MATVEKPVPSRNIDPARLRAIFGENLRTLSADYPSVAELCRDLGINRTQFNRYLSGESFPRPDVLHRICQFFGTDARILLERADNLKSASFDLLSHPAVAGFFGPEPVAVPHELFPNGIYRFVRRSFVDEALFVRGLIQIHREDGYTFLRGYEPMDALRTQGLSTARRDREFRGVVMRQEEGIMVIVTHRNSMACSFNFLAPETSFQSNLWEGYVTRTVREKIAGIRAARMVYEHLGDNFGAILTAARGKSLVGIEDLPPFHARLLRVDQPFR is encoded by the coding sequence ATGGCCACCGTCGAAAAACCTGTTCCATCACGCAACATTGACCCGGCGCGACTACGTGCGATTTTCGGTGAAAATCTGCGCACACTCAGCGCCGATTACCCGTCTGTCGCCGAGCTTTGCCGTGATCTGGGGATTAACCGCACCCAGTTCAATCGCTATCTTAGCGGCGAGAGTTTTCCGCGCCCCGACGTACTGCACCGCATCTGCCAATTCTTCGGCACCGACGCGCGCATCTTGTTGGAACGCGCTGACAATCTGAAATCGGCCTCTTTCGATCTGTTGAGCCATCCGGCCGTCGCCGGCTTTTTCGGCCCCGAACCTGTGGCGGTCCCCCACGAGCTGTTTCCCAACGGTATTTACCGCTTTGTGCGGCGCAGTTTCGTCGACGAGGCGCTGTTCGTGCGGGGCCTCATTCAGATCCACCGCGAGGATGGCTACACCTTCTTGCGCGGGTATGAGCCGATGGATGCGCTGCGCACTCAAGGGCTTTCGACAGCAAGGCGCGACCGCGAATTTCGCGGCGTCGTCATGCGCCAGGAAGAGGGCATCATGGTCATCGTGACCCACCGAAATTCCATGGCCTGCTCGTTTAACTTCCTCGCGCCCGAGACGTCATTCCAATCAAACCTCTGGGAGGGTTACGTCACCCGCACCGTGCGCGAAAAGATCGCAGGCATTCGCGCCGCGCGCATGGTTTATGAGCATCTGGGGGACAATTTCGGCGCCATCCTAACGGCAGCCCGGGGCAAGTCACTAGTCGGGATCGAGGATCTGCCGCCCTTTCACGCCCGTCTCTTGCGGGTCGATCAGCCGTTCAGGTAG
- a CDS encoding VOC family protein — MRNVAEAQAYFRDHWGFQIAWHNTEGRIGAVSHGPCAIFLRETDDAIHPATFWIFAEDVDQAFAELSERGADIVAPITDTPWGLRQFSLRDLSGNIFHFHHDTGD; from the coding sequence GTGCGCAACGTCGCAGAGGCGCAAGCCTATTTCCGCGATCATTGGGGTTTCCAAATCGCGTGGCATAATACCGAGGGGCGCATTGGCGCTGTGTCACACGGACCTTGTGCGATTTTCCTGCGCGAGACGGACGACGCTATCCATCCCGCCACATTCTGGATCTTTGCCGAAGACGTCGATCAGGCTTTCGCCGAGTTGTCGGAACGCGGCGCGGACATCGTCGCACCGATCACCGACACCCCGTGGGGCCTACGGCAATTCTCGCTGCGCGATCTGAGCGGCAACATCTTTCACTTCCATCACGATACCGGCGACTGA
- a CDS encoding acetolactate synthase 3 large subunit has translation MTRQMTGAKMVVQALKDQGVDVVFGYPGGAVLPIYDEVFQQNDIQHILVRHEQGAVHAAEGYARSTGKPGVVLVTSGPGATNAVTGLTDALLDSIPIVVLTGQVPTFMIGSDAFQEADTVGITRPCTKHNWLVKDTAKLSAVIHEAFHVATAGRPGPVLVDIPKDVQFASATYTPPQKVRTGHYQPQVKGDLDAITELVAAMETAKRPLFYTGGGVINSGPAASQLLRELVEATGIPVTSTLMGLGAYPASGKAWLGMLGMHGLYEANMAMHDCDLMINIGARFDDRITGRLDAFSPGSKKAHIDIDPSSINKVIKADIPIVGDIAHVLEDLLKVWKSRGRKVNVEAIAKWNARVDEWRKVKCLSFTQEGKTIKPQHALTRLEALTKDHDRYITTEVGQHQMWAAQYLNFEDPNRWMTSGGLGTMGYGFPASIGVQMAHRDALVINVAGEASWLMNMQEMGTAIQFRLPVKQFILNNERLGMVRQWQELLHGERYSHSWSEALPDFVKLAEAFGAKGIRCSDPADLDDAIMEMIEYDGPVIFDCMVEKHENCFPMIPSGEPHNKMLLGEASTKDAIGSKGAVMV, from the coding sequence ATGACACGTCAGATGACCGGAGCGAAAATGGTGGTTCAGGCCCTCAAGGATCAGGGCGTGGACGTCGTCTTTGGCTATCCCGGCGGCGCGGTCCTGCCCATTTATGACGAAGTGTTCCAGCAGAATGATATCCAGCACATTCTGGTGCGCCACGAACAGGGCGCAGTTCACGCGGCCGAAGGCTATGCGCGCTCGACCGGCAAACCCGGCGTGGTGCTGGTGACGTCCGGTCCAGGTGCGACCAACGCGGTGACCGGCCTGACGGACGCGCTGCTCGATAGTATCCCGATCGTTGTTCTCACCGGTCAGGTGCCGACCTTCATGATTGGGTCCGATGCCTTTCAGGAGGCCGACACGGTCGGCATCACGCGCCCCTGCACAAAACATAACTGGCTGGTCAAGGATACGGCCAAGCTGTCGGCAGTCATCCACGAGGCATTTCATGTCGCCACCGCAGGCCGCCCCGGCCCGGTTTTGGTGGATATTCCCAAGGACGTGCAATTCGCCAGCGCCACGTACACGCCCCCCCAAAAGGTGCGTACCGGCCACTACCAGCCACAGGTCAAGGGTGATCTGGATGCCATCACCGAACTGGTGGCGGCGATGGAAACGGCCAAGCGTCCGCTGTTCTATACCGGCGGCGGTGTGATCAATTCCGGTCCCGCGGCCAGCCAGCTACTGCGCGAACTGGTCGAGGCGACGGGCATCCCCGTGACCTCCACCCTCATGGGCCTTGGTGCCTATCCCGCCAGCGGCAAGGCATGGTTAGGAATGCTGGGAATGCACGGCCTATATGAGGCGAACATGGCGATGCACGATTGCGATCTGATGATCAATATCGGCGCGCGCTTTGACGACCGGATCACCGGGCGGCTGGATGCGTTCTCGCCCGGCTCTAAAAAGGCGCATATCGACATCGACCCCTCGTCGATCAACAAGGTGATCAAGGCCGACATTCCAATCGTTGGCGACATCGCCCATGTGCTTGAGGATCTGCTCAAGGTCTGGAAATCACGCGGCCGCAAGGTGAACGTTGAGGCGATCGCCAAGTGGAACGCCCGCGTGGATGAGTGGCGCAAGGTCAAATGCCTCAGCTTCACCCAAGAGGGTAAGACGATCAAACCTCAGCACGCGCTGACGCGACTAGAGGCGCTGACCAAGGATCACGACCGCTACATCACGACCGAAGTCGGTCAACATCAGATGTGGGCGGCGCAATACCTGAACTTCGAGGATCCTAACCGCTGGATGACGTCGGGCGGTCTGGGCACCATGGGCTATGGCTTTCCCGCGTCCATCGGCGTGCAGATGGCGCATCGCGACGCGCTGGTCATCAACGTGGCTGGCGAGGCAAGCTGGCTGATGAATATGCAGGAAATGGGCACGGCAATCCAGTTCCGCCTGCCCGTCAAGCAGTTCATTCTCAACAACGAGCGCCTCGGTATGGTGCGCCAGTGGCAAGAGCTGCTCCATGGCGAGCGATATTCGCACAGCTGGTCCGAAGCCCTGCCCGATTTCGTCAAGCTGGCAGAAGCCTTTGGCGCCAAGGGCATCCGCTGCTCCGACCCCGCCGATCTGGATGATGCGATCATGGAAATGATCGAATATGACGGCCCGGTAATTTTTGATTGCATGGTGGAAAAGCACGAGAACTGCTTCCCCATGATCCCCTCTGGCGAGCCACATAACAAAATGCTGCTGGGCGAGGCATCGACCAAGGATGCCATCGGCTCCAAGGGTGCGGTGATGGTGTGA
- the speB gene encoding agmatinase, with amino-acid sequence MSGHDYETGRLNLPFVGISTFGKRPYVADWGAIDADIAILGAPFDGGTQFRPGARFGPRSVREASTLFSFGHGGAYDHEDDVTYLGGDVTIVDIGDADIVHTDTAQSHANIAEGVRAILDAGALPVIIGGDHSINIPCIDAFEGRGDIHILQIDAHLDFVDERHGVRNGHGNPMRRAAEKPYVTGLTQVGIRNVSSTAKDGYDAARAMGSDILSVRQARDLGPEALTKRIPKGARVYVTIDIDGFCPSIAPGTGTPSHGGFLYYEILELLQKVAQAHEIVGIDLVEVAPAYDPTDATSILAAQVLLNFVGFIMHARQG; translated from the coding sequence CGACGCCGATATCGCCATCCTCGGCGCACCTTTCGATGGCGGGACACAATTTCGCCCCGGTGCGCGCTTTGGCCCACGGTCAGTGCGCGAGGCATCGACGCTGTTCAGCTTTGGCCATGGTGGTGCCTACGACCATGAGGACGACGTCACCTATCTGGGCGGGGACGTCACCATCGTCGATATCGGCGACGCCGACATCGTGCATACAGACACCGCGCAAAGCCACGCGAATATTGCCGAAGGCGTGCGTGCGATCCTCGACGCAGGTGCCCTGCCCGTCATCATTGGCGGCGATCATTCGATCAATATCCCCTGTATCGACGCCTTCGAGGGGCGTGGTGATATCCACATCCTGCAAATCGACGCCCATCTCGATTTCGTCGACGAACGCCATGGCGTGCGCAACGGCCATGGCAATCCGATGCGCCGCGCCGCTGAAAAGCCTTATGTCACCGGCTTGACGCAGGTCGGCATCCGTAACGTCAGTTCGACCGCCAAGGATGGCTACGACGCCGCCCGCGCCATGGGCTCCGACATTCTGTCGGTCCGTCAGGCCCGCGATTTGGGCCCAGAGGCACTGACCAAGCGCATCCCCAAGGGCGCGCGCGTCTATGTCACGATAGATATCGACGGCTTTTGCCCCTCCATCGCGCCCGGAACGGGTACGCCCAGCCATGGTGGATTTCTCTACTACGAGATACTGGAACTCTTGCAAAAGGTCGCGCAGGCCCATGAAATCGTAGGAATCGATCTGGTCGAGGTGGCACCCGCCTATGACCCGACCGACGCAACCTCAATCCTCGCCGCTCAAGTGCTGTTGAACTTCGTTGGCTTCATCATGCACGCTAGGCAGGGCTGA
- the ilvN gene encoding acetolactate synthase small subunit: protein MSALNIKKGSNKHSAYNLRPTFSDIEERHTLAVLVDNEAGVLARVIGLFSGRGYNIDSLTVAEVDHEGHTSRITIVTTGTPQVIEQIKAQLGRIVPVHEVHDLTVEGRAVERELALLKVIGTGDKRVEALRLADIFRANVVDSTLDSFTFEITGTSEKIDAFADLMRPLGLSDLARTGIAALPRGA, encoded by the coding sequence ATGTCCGCACTCAACATCAAGAAAGGCTCGAACAAGCATTCGGCCTACAACCTGCGCCCCACCTTTTCGGATATCGAAGAGCGGCACACTCTCGCCGTTCTCGTCGACAACGAGGCGGGCGTTCTGGCCCGCGTCATCGGCCTTTTTTCCGGGCGCGGCTATAACATCGACAGCCTGACGGTGGCCGAGGTGGACCACGAGGGCCACACCAGCCGCATCACCATCGTGACCACCGGCACGCCACAGGTGATCGAGCAGATCAAGGCGCAGCTGGGTCGCATCGTGCCGGTCCACGAGGTCCACGACCTTACCGTCGAGGGCCGCGCGGTCGAGCGTGAGTTGGCGTTGCTGAAGGTCATCGGCACAGGTGACAAACGGGTCGAAGCGCTGCGCCTCGCCGACATCTTTCGTGCCAATGTGGTCGACAGCACGCTCGACAGCTTCACCTTCGAGATCACCGGTACCTCCGAAAAGATCGACGCCTTCGCAGATCTTATGCGCCCTCTGGGCCTGTCCGATCTGGCGCGCACTGGCATCGCCGCCCTACCCCGTGGCGCCTGA
- a CDS encoding aromatic ring-hydroxylating dioxygenase subunit alpha, whose protein sequence is MTVTDLSSVRAPVETANGLPNAHYIDPAVFDEEKHALLYSQWAGLAVGADVPEPGDAVPMTFLGMPLLLLRDKDGDIRVFQNICRHRGMILIDAPRKIEGAIRCPYHSWCYSTKGELVSTPHVGGPGQNTHPAIKRSELGLNEVRSHVWRDIVWINISGDAPEFEDAMSHIIERWREFDLPLHHGGHGSRFTLEVQTNWKLAVENYCESYHLPWVHPGLNSYSRLEDHYHIEEPEAYSGQGTMVYRQLTNENGDKFPDFEEVGAKWNEQAEYIAVYPNVLLGVHRDHAYAIILEPRGLERTAEHVHIYYAEPGVDEGFKARNTQLWKGVFEEDIFVVEGMQKGRHVTQFDGGRFSPVMDSPTHCFHAWVAGKVEAHRGLAKAAE, encoded by the coding sequence ATGACCGTCACTGACCTCTCATCCGTCCGCGCACCGGTGGAAACAGCAAATGGCTTGCCGAACGCGCACTACATCGACCCCGCCGTCTTTGACGAGGAAAAGCACGCGCTGCTCTACTCGCAATGGGCGGGCCTCGCCGTTGGCGCGGATGTGCCAGAGCCGGGCGACGCGGTGCCGATGACATTTCTTGGCATGCCGCTCCTGCTCTTGCGTGACAAGGACGGCGACATCCGCGTCTTTCAGAACATCTGCCGCCACCGGGGCATGATCCTGATCGACGCCCCACGCAAGATCGAAGGCGCGATCCGCTGCCCCTACCACTCGTGGTGCTATTCGACCAAAGGTGAACTGGTCAGCACGCCCCATGTCGGCGGTCCGGGCCAAAACACGCACCCCGCGATCAAGCGCAGTGAGTTGGGGCTGAACGAGGTGCGCAGCCACGTCTGGCGCGATATCGTCTGGATCAACATCTCGGGCGATGCGCCGGAATTCGAGGATGCCATGTCGCATATCATCGAGCGCTGGCGCGAGTTTGATTTGCCGCTGCATCATGGCGGCCATGGCAGCCGCTTCACCCTAGAGGTCCAGACGAACTGGAAGCTGGCGGTCGAAAACTACTGCGAAAGCTATCACCTGCCATGGGTTCATCCCGGCCTCAACAGCTACTCGCGGTTGGAAGATCACTACCATATCGAAGAGCCCGAGGCTTATTCCGGTCAGGGCACGATGGTTTACCGCCAGCTAACGAATGAAAATGGCGACAAGTTTCCCGATTTCGAAGAGGTCGGCGCCAAGTGGAACGAGCAGGCCGAATACATCGCGGTCTATCCCAACGTCCTGCTTGGCGTTCACCGCGACCATGCCTATGCAATCATCCTTGAGCCGCGCGGCCTCGAGCGTACGGCCGAACACGTCCATATCTACTATGCCGAACCGGGCGTCGATGAAGGGTTCAAGGCGCGCAATACGCAGCTGTGGAAGGGTGTCTTTGAGGAGGACATCTTTGTCGTCGAGGGCATGCAAAAGGGCCGTCACGTGACGCAATTCGATGGCGGGCGCTTCTCGCCGGTGATGGACAGCCCGACGCATTGCTTCCACGCTTGGGTCGCGGGCAAGGTCGAGGCGCATCGCGGTCTGGCAAAGGCGGCAGAATGA